One window from the genome of Salvelinus namaycush isolate Seneca chromosome 19, SaNama_1.0, whole genome shotgun sequence encodes:
- the cfap91 gene encoding cilia- and flagella-associated protein 91 has translation MDHARASFKAHASVDRVRKVPEYGSMFSHLPHHPRYTLRLDTTDPVPTFIDRRWRGYTEQRREAVQQLARVIPGAQFQVRGHKDSSVSGIDRWKFFKCPLIPFAQQVPPDVVFALPKANPYSTVEGGSEQLPTPFQRTMGVQTDYRDSEAQTDPYTPEYVVRPGTAPPELLTLATLTWGRGLPAGLAEVEMIERTRVKRAWEATLPPMDDLSQLDKRKRMMDEMERKEWAFREDEIQKLQEARLALLMGLLRQREEVQQEATVDRLDLKYSQHQRDKESKLSKIRNDYIISMRKLTAKRKNVEGKLKRRDIIKDYSNYSSQTYAPLSRIGLFPDRHSQCNMVKSRYLDTYEGLLELEAGLPVSVTEPCIKAPVPKVSKGFVKRSARREMELMKTHQALKEEKTRVEEKKTLRFLFKTEKSVPRPQTPVVDEPPEGDEERELAVIYLQKLLRGRSIQNQMFEGKEKRLELIQELRTTHALQREEQELQRADTQLTLALQRQREQHTHKASLVEGYHAGVAGAELVDMLDFLSKELIRLQEERRIHAFTLLAERDRRLREAEESGRRQMEERRRREEDEIFKQVMRVHQETVDLYLEDIILGTLDQTADQQARQEIRRVAEEVNNIAYAMEETRSSLQSEEIVAELVYSFLIPEVQKINVRDRVRQSQRRHLQAAHQIIHGDEESSVAPPGSPGAQRPPSPSDRASSQLLEEMLIHVEQELEGAGRGEEERREVGEAQQKITI, from the exons ATGGACCATGCAAGGGCCAGCTTCAAGGCACATGCATCCGTGGACCGGGTG AGGAAGGTTCCAGAGTATGGGTCCATGTTCAGTCACCTACCTCACCACCCTCGTTACACCTTGCGTCTGGACACCACTGACCCTGTGCCCACTTTTATTGACCGCCGCTGGCGAGGGTACACAGAGCAGCGCAGAGAGGCAGTTCAGCAGCtggcaag GGTCATTCCTGGTGCTCAGTTTCAGGTCAGAGGGCACAAAGACAGCAGCGTTTCAGGCATTGATCGTTGGAAGTTTTTCAAGTG CCCCCTGATCCCCTTTGCACAGCAGGTTCCCCCCGATGTGGTCTTTGCATTGCCCAA AGCTAACCCATACTCTACAGTGGAGGGGGGTAGTGAGCAGCTGCCCACTCCATTCCAGCGCACCATGGGAGTGCAGACTGACTACAGGGACAGTGAGGCCCAGACGGACCCCTACACCCCCGAATACGTGGTACGGCCCGGGACGGCCCCCCCAGAGCTGTTGACACTGGCCACACTGACATGGG GTCGTGGTCTTCCGGCGGGACTGGCGGAGGTGGAGATGATTGAGCGAACCAGGGTGAAGCGGGCATGGGAGGCCACCCTGCCCCCCATGGACGACCTGAGTCAACTGGacaagaggaagaggatgatggATGAGATGGAGAGGAAGGAGTGGGCCTTCAGGGAGGACGAGATCCAGAA GCTGCAGGAGGCTCGTCTGGCCCTGCTGATGGGTCTACTGAGGCAGAGGGAGGAGGTTCAGCAAGAGGCCACGGTGGACAGGCTGGACCTCAAGTACTCCCAGCACCAGAGAGACAAGGAGAGCAAGCTGAGCAAGatacgcaatgactacatcatct caatgAGGAAGCTGACGGCAAAAAGAAAGAATGTGGAGGGAAAGCTAAAGCGCCGTGACATCATCAAGGACTACTCCAACTACTCATCTCAGACGTACGCCCCTCTGTCCCGCATCGGCCTGTTCCCTGACCGCCACTCCCAATGCAACATGGTCAAGAGCCGCTACCTTGATACCTACGAAG GTCTGCTGGAGCTGGAGGCGGGACTTCCGGTCTCAGTGACAGAGCCATGTATCAAAGCCCCCGTACCCAAAGTCAGCAAGGGCTTCGTCAAACGCTCTGCACGCAGAGAGATGGAGCTCATGAAGACACACCAg GCTCTGAAGGAGGAGAAGACTCGTGTGGAGGAGAAGAAGACCCTGCGCTTCCTCTTTAAGACAGAGAAATCTGTTCCTCGACCACAGACCCCAGTGGTGGACGAGCCCCCTGAG GGGGACGAGGAGAGAGAGTTGGCTGTCATCTACTTGCAgaagctgctgaggggaagaAGCATTCAGAACCAG atgttTGAGGGGAAGGAGAAGCGTCTAGAGCTGATCCAGGAGCTGAGAACCACTCATGccctgcagagagaggagcaggagctccagagagcagacacacagctcacactggctctgcagagacagagagagcaacacacacacaag GCATCCTTAGTGGAGGGTTACCATGCAGGTGTGGCAGGGGCGGAGCTTGTGGACATGCTGGACTTCCTATCGAAGGAGCTGATTCGCCTACAGGAGGAACGCAGGATCCATGCCTTCACCTTATTGGCCGAGAGAGACAGGCGCCTCCGAGAGGCCGAGGAGAGTGGGCGGAGACAGATGgaagagaggagacgtagagaggaggatgagatCTTCAAacag gtGATGAGGGTTCATCAGGAGACAGTAGATCTGTACCTGGAGGACATCATCCTGGGGACTCTGGACCAGACAGCAGACCAACAGGCCAGACAGGAGATACGCAGAGTGGCAGAGGAGGTCAACAACATCGCCTACGCCATGGAGGAGac tcggAGCAGCCTGCAGTCAGAGGAGATCGTAGCAGAGCTGGTGTACAGCTTCCTGATCCCTGAGGTGCAGAAGATCAACGTCAGAGACAGAG TGCGTCAGAGCCAGCGCAGGCACCTCCAGGCGGCTCACCAGATCATCCACGGGGATGAAGAGAGCTCCGTGGCCCCTCCTGGCTCCCCTGGGGCCCAGCGCCCCCCCTCGCCCTCGGACAGGGCCTCCAGCCAGCTCCTGGAGGAGATGCTAATCCATGTGGAGCAGGAGCTGGAGGGAgcaggcaggggagaggaggaacgCAGGGAGGTGGGAGAGGCACAGCAGAAAATAACCATCTGA